Proteins found in one Streptococcus anginosus subsp. whileyi MAS624 genomic segment:
- the glnA gene encoding type I glutamate--ammonia ligase has product MSITVADIRREVKEKNVTFIRLMFSDVLGTMKNVEIPATDEQLNKVLSNKVMFDGSSIEGFVRINESDMYLYPDLDTWTVFPWGDENGSVAGLICDVYTTEGTPFKGDPRGNLKRALRHMEELGFKSFNLGPEPEFFLFKLDENGDPTLEVNDKGGYFDLAPTDLADNTRREIVNVLTTMGFEVEASHHEVAIGQHEIDFKYDEVLRACDKIQLFKLVVKTIARKYGLYATFMAKPKFGIAGSGMHCNMSLFDQDGQNAFFDPADPNGMQLSQTAYYFLGGLIKHAYNYTAIMNPTVNSYKRLVPGYEAPVYIAWAGRNRSPLVRVPASRGMGTRLELRSVDPMANPYIAMAVLLEVGLHGIENKIEAPDPIEENIYVMTAEERKEAGITDLPSTLHNAVKALTEDEVVKAALGSHIYTSFVEAKRIEWASYATFVSQWEVDNYLDLY; this is encoded by the coding sequence ATGTCAATTACAGTAGCTGACATTCGTCGCGAAGTGAAAGAAAAAAATGTTACCTTTATCCGTCTGATGTTTTCAGATGTTTTAGGAACGATGAAAAATGTCGAAATTCCGGCGACAGATGAACAGCTGAATAAAGTTTTGTCCAACAAAGTGATGTTCGATGGTTCTTCTATCGAGGGTTTTGTGCGTATCAATGAGTCAGATATGTACCTTTATCCTGACTTGGATACATGGACTGTTTTCCCTTGGGGAGATGAAAATGGCAGTGTCGCAGGGCTAATTTGCGATGTTTATACAACAGAAGGAACTCCCTTTAAAGGTGATCCGCGTGGAAACTTGAAGCGTGCTTTGAGACATATGGAAGAACTTGGTTTCAAATCCTTTAATTTGGGTCCTGAACCAGAATTTTTCCTCTTCAAATTGGATGAAAATGGTGATCCAACTCTTGAGGTAAATGATAAGGGGGGCTATTTTGACCTTGCTCCGACGGATCTTGCGGATAACACACGTCGTGAAATTGTCAATGTTTTAACGACAATGGGCTTTGAAGTAGAAGCTAGTCATCATGAAGTAGCTATTGGCCAGCATGAAATTGACTTCAAATATGATGAAGTACTTCGTGCCTGTGATAAGATTCAGTTGTTTAAACTGGTTGTTAAAACAATTGCTCGTAAGTATGGTCTGTACGCAACGTTCATGGCAAAACCAAAATTTGGTATTGCAGGTTCAGGTATGCACTGTAATATGTCACTTTTTGATCAAGATGGTCAAAATGCATTTTTTGATCCAGCAGATCCAAACGGTATGCAATTATCACAAACAGCTTATTATTTTCTTGGTGGCTTGATTAAACATGCCTACAATTATACAGCGATTATGAACCCAACTGTTAACTCATACAAACGTCTGGTTCCGGGATATGAAGCGCCTGTTTATATTGCTTGGGCTGGACGGAACCGTTCTCCGCTTGTTCGTGTGCCAGCTTCACGCGGTATGGGGACTCGTTTGGAATTGCGTTCGGTTGACCCAATGGCAAACCCTTATATTGCTATGGCTGTCCTTCTTGAAGTTGGACTTCATGGGATTGAAAATAAAATTGAGGCTCCTGATCCAATTGAAGAAAATATCTATGTGATGACAGCAGAAGAACGCAAAGAAGCAGGGATTACGGATCTTCCATCTACTCTCCACAATGCTGTGAAAGCACTAACAGAAGATGAAGTTGTAAAAGCTGCCTTGGGTAGTCATATCTATACAAGTTTTGTAGAAGCAAAACGCATCGAATGGGCAAGCTATGCCACTTTCGTTTCCCAATGGGAAGTAGATAACTACCTTGATTTGTATTAA
- a CDS encoding MerR family transcriptional regulator, which produces MKEKEFRRNMAVFPIGSVMKLTDLTARQIRYYEDQALIKPDRNEGNRRMYSLNDMDRLLEIKDYISEGYNIAAIKRKYAEREAKYKKPVSEKDVRRALHNDILQQGRFASSLPPFGRMH; this is translated from the coding sequence ATGAAGGAAAAGGAATTTCGTCGCAATATGGCTGTTTTTCCCATTGGTAGCGTTATGAAATTAACAGATTTGACGGCACGTCAGATTCGTTATTATGAAGATCAAGCATTGATTAAGCCTGATCGAAATGAAGGAAATCGGCGCATGTATTCATTAAATGATATGGATCGCTTGTTGGAAATTAAAGATTACATTTCAGAAGGTTACAATATTGCTGCTATTAAACGGAAATATGCTGAGCGTGAAGCGAAATACAAAAAACCGGTGAGCGAGAAAGATGTTCGTCGAGCCCTTCATAACGACATTTTACAACAAGGTCGCTTTGCTTCTTCCCTTCCACCATTTGGTCGTATGCATTGA
- a CDS encoding FUSC family protein codes for MGYFKKYKFDKAKFKLGMRTFKTGVAVFIVLLVFGLFGWKGLQIGALTAVFSLREDFDKSVHFGTSRILGNSIGGLYALLFFLTNNLFHEQFWVTLLVVPICTMLTIMTNVAMNNKAGVIGGVSAMLIITLSIPTGETVLYVFARVFETFMGVFVAMMVNSDVDRLRKVVKLKSKN; via the coding sequence ATGGGTTATTTTAAGAAGTATAAGTTTGATAAGGCGAAATTTAAATTAGGAATGCGAACCTTTAAAACGGGGGTCGCGGTTTTTATTGTCCTGCTTGTCTTTGGGCTTTTTGGCTGGAAAGGGTTACAGATTGGTGCTCTGACGGCTGTTTTCAGTTTGCGCGAAGATTTTGATAAAAGCGTCCATTTTGGAACCTCTCGTATTTTAGGGAATAGCATTGGTGGTTTGTATGCCTTGCTCTTCTTTCTCACCAATAACCTGTTTCATGAGCAGTTTTGGGTGACCTTACTGGTCGTTCCTATTTGTACGATGTTAACGATTATGACAAATGTTGCGATGAACAATAAAGCAGGTGTGATTGGCGGTGTTTCTGCTATGTTAATTATTACCTTGTCGATTCCGACAGGAGAAACTGTTTTGTATGTATTTGCGAGAGTATTTGAAACCTTTATGGGAGTTTTTGTTGCCATGATGGTTAATTCTGATGTTGATCGCCTGCGAAAAGTAGTGAAATTAAAAAGCAAAAATTAA
- a CDS encoding phosphoglycerate kinase, with protein MAKLTVKDVELKGKKVLVRVDFNVPLKDGVITNDNRISAALPTIKYILEHGGRAILFSHLGRVKEEADKEGKSLAPVAADLAKKLGQDVAFLPGVTRGAELEAAINNLKDGEVLLVENTRFEDVDGKKESKNDPELGKYWASLGDGIFVNDAFGTAHRAHASNVGISANVEKAVAGFLLENEIAYIKEAVENPVRPFVAILGGSKVSDKIGVIENLLEKADKVLIGGGMTYTFYKAQGIEIGNSLVEEDKLDIAKALLEKSNGKLILPVDSKEANAFADYTEVKDTEGEAVDPGFLGLDIGPKSIAKFDQELTGAKTVVWNGPMGVFENPDFQAGTIGVMDAIVKQPGVKSIIGGGDSAAAAINLGRADKFSWISTGGGASMELLEGKVLPGLAALTEK; from the coding sequence ATGGCAAAACTTACTGTTAAAGACGTTGAATTGAAAGGCAAAAAAGTCCTTGTTCGCGTTGATTTCAATGTGCCGCTTAAAGACGGAGTTATCACAAATGACAACCGTATCTCAGCTGCTCTTCCAACAATCAAGTATATCCTTGAACATGGCGGACGTGCTATTCTTTTCTCTCACCTTGGACGTGTAAAAGAAGAAGCTGATAAAGAAGGCAAATCTCTTGCACCAGTTGCGGCTGATTTAGCTAAAAAATTAGGTCAAGATGTTGCTTTCCTTCCAGGAGTAACTCGTGGAGCAGAACTTGAAGCAGCTATCAATAACCTGAAAGATGGAGAAGTCCTTCTTGTTGAAAATACTCGTTTTGAAGATGTTGATGGCAAGAAAGAATCTAAAAACGATCCAGAACTTGGTAAATACTGGGCTTCACTTGGAGACGGTATCTTTGTAAACGATGCTTTTGGTACAGCTCACCGTGCTCACGCATCTAACGTAGGTATCTCAGCAAACGTTGAGAAAGCAGTTGCAGGTTTCCTTCTTGAAAACGAAATTGCTTATATCAAAGAAGCTGTTGAAAATCCAGTTCGTCCATTCGTAGCAATCCTAGGTGGCTCTAAAGTATCAGATAAGATTGGTGTTATCGAAAATCTTCTTGAAAAAGCTGATAAAGTGCTTATCGGTGGTGGTATGACTTATACTTTCTACAAAGCACAAGGTATCGAAATCGGTAACTCACTTGTAGAAGAAGATAAATTAGACATTGCAAAAGCTCTCCTTGAAAAGTCAAACGGTAAACTCATTTTGCCAGTTGACTCAAAAGAAGCAAACGCATTTGCTGACTACACTGAAGTGAAAGATACTGAAGGTGAAGCAGTGGATCCAGGCTTCCTTGGTTTGGATATCGGTCCAAAATCTATCGCTAAATTTGATCAAGAATTGACTGGTGCGAAAACAGTTGTTTGGAACGGACCTATGGGTGTCTTTGAAAACCCTGACTTCCAAGCTGGTACAATTGGTGTGATGGACGCTATCGTGAAACAACCAGGCGTGAAATCAATCATCGGTGGTGGTGACTCTGCAGCAGCAGCTATCAACCTTGGCCGTGCAGATAAGTTCTCATGGATTTCTACAGGCGGAGGCGCAAGCATGGAGCTTCTTGAAGGTAAAGTATTGCCAGGATTGGCTGCTCTTACAGAAAAATAA